From Ancylobacter pratisalsi, one genomic window encodes:
- a CDS encoding SGNH/GDSL hydrolase family protein translates to MSLNLGISLFSLASRVALAGPHYEPWRDTVTALARQIEARGGQPPAMAASPTVSISATSVLAGPLIDKGDARIKAYGGILRNPAGDVYPSNQFSQIDNLTYESGDRTARQVQRKFGCSSPRFEILVSSGELLRIIVDGEESANYLSAGILPGDTTPRWLLVDFSAIDPGIKRREIRIEGQSTRIGGIKLDTIGQLYAPRDDAGLRAIALTDSFGEAGADFAWTTLFAKSFKDLGFEDYGVSAFGGTGINTGIAFGGQYRPALIDRIVDDGVNANADVYVLAEALNDSAGVGPSMVSILNQLRAARPAAVILVVKAWCPTAPTPTPTKVIVNAEIEAAAAGRGGVFLFDPTTVSYEKVGGGDETHPSQNGHNTLQAWLTSVVTTAMGEAEAGLYPPVNTVAPSIQGTFLEDDILYADVGTWRNEPTAFSYQWLRDGVDISGATQEYYTVGPSDPGTALSVRVTATNADGSAVLTSAGITSLYGPNLISNGTFDAATGWTLETGWSISGGKLVGTAVGSPNAAINVSAPAGKVYRMQCDVVRTSGSGTFNVQVGGVGVTFGGVTLSSTGQKVSTVDLTLTGPATQFRVLGNSAQPFTGEIDNLSLREVL, encoded by the coding sequence ATGAGCCTCAATCTCGGCATTTCCCTCTTCTCGCTGGCAAGCCGCGTGGCGCTTGCCGGCCCGCATTACGAGCCCTGGCGCGACACCGTCACCGCTCTCGCCCGCCAGATCGAGGCGCGGGGCGGGCAGCCTCCCGCCATGGCCGCGTCACCTACTGTGTCCATCAGCGCCACTTCGGTGCTGGCGGGTCCGCTTATCGACAAGGGCGACGCACGCATCAAGGCGTATGGCGGCATCCTGCGGAACCCGGCCGGGGATGTGTACCCCTCAAACCAGTTCTCGCAGATCGACAATCTCACCTATGAGAGCGGCGACCGCACCGCGCGTCAGGTGCAGCGCAAGTTCGGATGTTCGTCGCCGCGTTTCGAGATCCTGGTGTCGAGCGGCGAGCTGCTGCGGATCATCGTGGATGGCGAGGAAAGCGCGAACTATCTCAGCGCCGGTATCCTGCCCGGCGACACCACGCCCCGCTGGCTGCTGGTCGACTTCAGCGCGATCGACCCGGGCATCAAGCGCCGGGAGATCCGCATCGAGGGGCAGAGCACCCGCATCGGCGGCATCAAGCTCGACACTATCGGCCAGCTTTACGCACCCCGCGACGATGCCGGCCTGCGGGCCATTGCCCTGACCGACAGTTTCGGTGAGGCCGGCGCCGACTTCGCCTGGACGACGCTGTTCGCGAAGTCGTTCAAGGACCTCGGCTTTGAGGACTACGGCGTCTCCGCTTTCGGCGGGACGGGAATCAACACGGGCATCGCATTCGGCGGCCAGTACCGGCCGGCGCTGATCGACCGCATCGTGGACGACGGCGTGAATGCCAATGCCGACGTCTATGTGCTGGCGGAGGCGCTCAACGACAGCGCGGGCGTCGGCCCGTCCATGGTGTCGATCCTCAACCAGCTCCGCGCGGCACGCCCCGCCGCCGTCATCCTGGTGGTCAAGGCATGGTGCCCGACCGCGCCGACGCCCACGCCGACCAAGGTCATCGTCAATGCCGAGATCGAGGCGGCAGCGGCCGGGCGCGGGGGCGTGTTCCTGTTCGACCCGACCACGGTCAGCTACGAGAAGGTGGGCGGCGGCGACGAGACGCACCCCAGCCAGAACGGCCATAACACGTTGCAGGCGTGGCTCACCTCCGTGGTGACGACGGCCATGGGCGAGGCGGAAGCGGGGCTCTATCCCCCGGTCAACACCGTGGCGCCGTCGATCCAGGGCACGTTCCTGGAGGACGACATCCTCTATGCCGACGTGGGGACGTGGCGGAATGAGCCGACCGCCTTCAGCTACCAGTGGCTGCGGGATGGCGTCGACATCTCCGGGGCGACGCAGGAGTACTACACGGTCGGCCCGTCCGATCCGGGGACGGCTCTCTCGGTGCGCGTGACCGCGACCAACGCCGATGGCAGCGCGGTGCTCACCAGTGCCGGCATCACCAGTCTCTATGGGCCGAACCTGATCAGCAACGGCACATTCGATGCCGCCACCGGGTGGACGCTCGAAACGGGCTGGAGCATTTCGGGCGGCAAGCTGGTCGGCACCGCCGTGGGGAGCCCGAACGCGGCGATCAATGTCAGCGCCCCGGCGGGCAAGGTCTACCGCATGCAGTGCGACGTGGTGCGGACCTCCGGTTCCGGCACGTTCAATGTGCAGGTTGGGGGCGTTGGGGTGACGTTCGGCGGGGTGACCTTGAGCAGCACCGGTCAGAAGGTCTCTACGGTTGACCTAACGCTGACCGGGCCGGCCACACAGTTCCGCGTCTTGGGTAATTCGGCCCAACCCTTCACGGGCGAGATTGATAACCTGAGCCTGCGCGAAGTGCTGTAG
- a CDS encoding glycoside hydrolase family 108 protein has product MTASSFDEALKRVLVHEGGYANHPADPGGATMKGVTQRVYDGWRRRKGTVTRSVRLIEAVEVRAIYRKQYWDGVRADEPPTGLDYCVFDAAVNSGVGQAVKWLQRALGVAADGQIGEVTLAALNGRPVVPLIEGVCDRRLAMLKWLTTFRTFGAGWLRRVGEVREVAIRMARGGPDRAMPRATFPTSSEIAKAQPSDIRLDRTPEGAGGLMAGAGGVASIVAEQADRLAPLAGFAEPLKWVFVVLMLAGIALTLHGALARIRAGEAVQ; this is encoded by the coding sequence ATGACCGCGTCGAGCTTCGACGAGGCGCTGAAGCGCGTGCTCGTCCATGAGGGCGGCTATGCCAACCATCCCGCCGACCCCGGCGGGGCGACCATGAAGGGCGTGACGCAGCGCGTCTATGACGGCTGGCGCCGACGCAAGGGCACGGTCACGCGCTCGGTTCGCCTCATCGAGGCCGTCGAGGTCCGGGCGATCTACCGGAAGCAATATTGGGATGGGGTGAGGGCGGATGAGCCGCCCACCGGGCTCGACTACTGCGTCTTCGATGCCGCGGTGAATTCGGGGGTCGGGCAAGCCGTCAAATGGCTGCAACGCGCCCTTGGGGTTGCGGCCGACGGACAGATTGGCGAGGTGACGCTCGCGGCCCTCAATGGTCGGCCTGTCGTGCCGCTCATCGAGGGTGTGTGCGATCGCCGCCTTGCCATGCTCAAGTGGCTGACGACCTTCCGCACCTTCGGCGCTGGCTGGCTTCGCCGGGTCGGCGAGGTGCGCGAGGTGGCAATCCGGATGGCGCGGGGTGGACCCGACCGGGCCATGCCTCGCGCCACCTTTCCCACCTCTTCGGAAATCGCGAAGGCGCAGCCTTCCGATATCCGGCTGGACCGGACACCGGAAGGGGCGGGCGGGTTGATGGCGGGCGCCGGCGGCGTGGCCTCCATCGTGGCCGAACAGGCGGATCGGCTGGCACCGCTGGCGGGTTTCGCCGAGCCGCTGAAATGGGTTTTCGTCGTTCTGATGCTGGCCGGGATTGCGCTCACGCTCCATGGAGCCCTGGCGCGCATCCGGGCGGGGGAGGCGGTTCAATGA
- a CDS encoding response regulator transcription factor, translated as MRLLVVEDDPDLNRQMYDALVEAGYAVDRAYDGEEGHYLGETEPYDAVVLDIGLPKMDGLSVLESWRRADRKMPVLILTARDRWSDKVQGFDSGADDYVAKPFHMEEVLARIRALLRRSAGHAASELSCGPVMLDTRSGRVTVDGKQVKLTSHEHRLLAYLMHHTGRVVSRTELVEHLYDQDFDRDSNTIEVFVGRLRKKLGIEVIQTVRGLGYLLTPPEPPR; from the coding sequence GTGCGCCTGCTCGTCGTCGAGGACGATCCCGATCTGAACCGCCAGATGTATGACGCGCTGGTGGAGGCCGGCTACGCGGTCGACCGCGCCTATGACGGCGAGGAAGGCCATTATCTGGGAGAGACCGAGCCCTATGACGCGGTCGTGCTCGATATCGGCCTGCCGAAGATGGACGGGCTTTCCGTGCTGGAATCCTGGCGGCGGGCGGATCGCAAGATGCCGGTGCTTATTCTCACCGCCCGCGACCGCTGGAGCGACAAGGTGCAGGGTTTCGATTCCGGTGCCGACGACTATGTCGCCAAGCCCTTCCACATGGAGGAAGTTCTCGCGCGGATCCGCGCCCTGCTGCGCCGTTCCGCCGGGCATGCCGCGAGTGAACTGAGCTGTGGACCGGTTATGCTGGACACCCGCTCCGGGCGGGTGACGGTGGACGGCAAGCAGGTGAAACTGACCTCCCACGAGCATCGCCTTCTCGCCTATCTGATGCATCACACCGGGCGGGTGGTCTCACGTACGGAGCTGGTCGAGCATCTGTATGATCAGGATTTCGATCGCGATTCCAACACCATCGAGGTGTTTGTCGGCCGTTTGCGAAAGAAGCTCGGCATTGAGGTGATCCAGACCGTTCGCGGCCTCGGCTATCTGCTCACGCCGCCGGAGCCGCCGCGCTGA
- a CDS encoding sensor histidine kinase, which translates to MRAGSLALRLFISATVVGALVMLITGLALSSIYRDAVERSFDQRLDVYLKTIVADVANAPAGTMPEPTTLGDPLFNFPISGWYWQIARVDGPARQVKTSRSLPEGTLPLLFEQRTKPDLTGMRYGYVKGPEQQNLRIVERMVDLGEDGRYAVAVAADAGEIEDEVTGFNRALMVTLAVLGAAFVLTLLFQVVFGLRPLKRMLVALHEVRMGRADRIAGAYPVEIAPLVAEVNGLIETNREIVERARTHVGNLAHALKTPISVLQNEAARGADAGDAFAVKVAEQADVMKGQVAHHLERARMAARASVVTTIEDVGPVAEKLAATLAKVYRAKGVAVETDVAGRIRFRGERQDLEEILGNLVDNGCKWARSLVEITISPAPGAAGGRDFFEIVIDDDGPGLTAEQQAQALKRGKRLDETKPGSGLGLSIVSELVSLYGGQLGFARSPFGGLRCVVRLPAA; encoded by the coding sequence ATGCGCGCCGGCTCGCTCGCACTCCGCCTTTTCATCTCGGCGACGGTAGTAGGCGCGCTGGTGATGCTGATCACGGGTCTCGCGCTGTCCTCGATCTATCGGGATGCGGTGGAGCGTTCTTTCGACCAGCGGCTCGACGTCTATCTCAAGACCATCGTCGCCGATGTCGCCAATGCGCCGGCCGGCACCATGCCCGAGCCGACCACGCTGGGCGACCCGCTTTTCAATTTCCCCATTTCCGGCTGGTACTGGCAGATCGCCCGCGTCGACGGCCCCGCGCGGCAGGTGAAGACCTCGCGCTCTCTGCCCGAAGGGACATTGCCGCTGCTGTTCGAGCAGCGCACCAAGCCCGACCTCACCGGCATGCGCTACGGCTATGTCAAAGGACCGGAGCAGCAGAACCTGCGGATCGTCGAGCGAATGGTCGACCTTGGCGAGGACGGCCGCTACGCGGTTGCTGTCGCCGCCGACGCCGGCGAGATCGAGGATGAGGTCACAGGCTTCAATCGCGCTCTGATGGTGACGCTGGCCGTGCTCGGCGCGGCGTTTGTGCTGACCCTTCTGTTCCAAGTGGTGTTCGGCCTGCGCCCGCTCAAGCGCATGCTCGTCGCACTTCACGAGGTGCGCATGGGCCGGGCAGACCGGATCGCGGGTGCTTACCCGGTCGAGATTGCGCCGCTCGTGGCGGAGGTGAACGGGCTGATCGAAACCAACCGCGAGATTGTCGAGCGAGCACGCACCCATGTCGGCAACCTCGCCCATGCGCTGAAAACGCCGATTTCGGTGCTGCAGAACGAAGCCGCGCGCGGCGCGGATGCCGGCGATGCGTTCGCGGTCAAGGTGGCCGAGCAGGCCGATGTCATGAAGGGACAGGTTGCCCACCATCTGGAACGCGCCCGCATGGCCGCGCGCGCCTCGGTGGTCACGACGATCGAGGACGTTGGCCCGGTGGCCGAGAAGCTCGCGGCCACGCTCGCCAAGGTCTACCGCGCCAAGGGCGTGGCCGTGGAGACGGATGTCGCCGGGCGGATCCGATTCCGCGGCGAGCGACAGGACCTGGAGGAAATTCTCGGAAATCTCGTCGACAATGGCTGCAAATGGGCCCGTTCGCTGGTCGAGATCACGATTTCACCCGCACCGGGCGCTGCCGGAGGGCGCGACTTCTTCGAGATCGTCATCGACGACGATGGGCCCGGCCTGACGGCCGAGCAGCAGGCGCAGGCCCTGAAGCGCGGAAAACGGCTCGACGAGACCAAGCCGGGTTCGGGGCTTGGCCTTTCTATCGTCTCGGAACTGGTTTCGCTCTATGGCGGACAACTCGGCTTCGCGCGCTCGCCTTTTGGCGGGTTGCGCTGCGTGGTGAGGCTGCCGGCGGCGTAA
- a CDS encoding glycine zipper domain-containing protein: MRAYHLVAIGLTAGMLAGCTTAQDNPNTVGGAAIGALAGGVIGQIAGGNTGATLAGAAIGGLIGGAIGNSLDEQDRQRAQAAQMQALEYGSPGAPVSWRGDSGAYGTIVPGPTYARGGSPKCREFTHTIYIDGQPQTARGTACRNPDGTWSPVAG; the protein is encoded by the coding sequence ATGCGTGCTTACCACCTCGTCGCCATTGGCCTGACTGCCGGGATGCTGGCTGGCTGCACCACAGCACAGGACAATCCGAACACCGTTGGCGGTGCGGCGATCGGTGCCCTCGCAGGTGGCGTGATCGGCCAGATCGCTGGCGGTAATACCGGTGCGACGCTGGCCGGCGCGGCGATTGGCGGTCTCATCGGCGGCGCCATCGGCAATTCCCTGGACGAACAGGATCGGCAGCGCGCGCAGGCCGCGCAAATGCAGGCGCTCGAATATGGCTCCCCCGGCGCTCCGGTAAGCTGGCGCGGCGACAGTGGCGCATACGGCACCATCGTGCCCGGCCCGACCTATGCCCGCGGCGGCTCGCCCAAGTGTCGCGAGTTCACCCACACCATCTACATCGATGGCCAGCCGCAGACCGCGCGCGGCACCGCCTGCCGCAACCCGGACGGCACCTGGTCGCCGGTTGCGGGATGA
- the ccmI gene encoding c-type cytochrome biogenesis protein CcmI, giving the protein MLLWIAFSLMTGAAILAVLWPLRTGLGVARSSGSAAEADLAVYRDQLAEIERDRVSGLIGAGESEAARSEVARRILRASAEVQTVGEADSGAAFRRRAVAVIALIVLPVLAGTLYVVLGSPQLPPQPLAARLQAQPDRADVAVLIRKVEDHLEANPQDGRGYEVIAPIYQRTGRTGDAVRAWSNAIRLLGPSPARQTGLGEALIAEAGGVVTSEASAAFKLALSEDPKDPKARYFLGLGAEQDGKPAEAASYWSALVADSPADAPWLPMVRAALARVGAEAPAPLSGPSAADVAAAQEMTPEQRSQMVRGMVDRLSARLAEDGSDLEGWLRLMRAWTVLGDTDKAKSAASDARTHFAKDDGALTRIDALARELGIGS; this is encoded by the coding sequence ATGTTGCTGTGGATCGCCTTTTCGCTGATGACCGGTGCCGCCATTCTGGCGGTGCTGTGGCCGTTGCGCACGGGTCTGGGTGTCGCTCGCTCGTCCGGCAGTGCCGCCGAGGCGGACCTTGCCGTGTACCGCGACCAGCTTGCCGAGATCGAGCGCGACCGGGTCAGCGGACTGATTGGCGCAGGGGAGAGTGAGGCCGCGCGCTCGGAAGTGGCGCGCCGCATCCTGCGGGCCTCCGCCGAAGTGCAGACGGTGGGCGAAGCGGATAGTGGTGCCGCGTTCCGCCGGCGCGCCGTGGCGGTCATTGCCCTCATCGTTCTACCCGTTCTGGCGGGCACGCTTTATGTCGTGCTTGGCTCGCCCCAGCTGCCTCCCCAGCCGCTGGCCGCACGGCTTCAGGCGCAGCCCGACAGGGCCGATGTCGCCGTATTGATCCGCAAGGTGGAGGATCATCTCGAAGCCAATCCGCAGGACGGGCGCGGCTATGAGGTGATCGCGCCGATTTACCAGCGAACCGGGCGCACGGGGGATGCCGTACGGGCCTGGTCCAACGCCATCCGCCTGCTCGGCCCAAGCCCGGCGCGGCAGACAGGGCTCGGCGAAGCGTTGATCGCCGAGGCCGGCGGGGTGGTGACCAGCGAGGCTTCCGCTGCATTCAAGCTGGCTTTGAGCGAAGACCCCAAGGATCCCAAGGCCCGCTATTTTCTCGGTCTTGGTGCCGAGCAGGATGGCAAGCCTGCCGAGGCTGCGTCCTATTGGAGCGCCCTTGTTGCCGATTCGCCCGCCGATGCGCCCTGGCTGCCGATGGTGCGTGCGGCGCTGGCAAGGGTAGGGGCAGAGGCTCCCGCGCCGCTGTCAGGGCCGAGTGCGGCCGATGTCGCCGCGGCTCAGGAAATGACGCCCGAACAGCGCAGCCAGATGGTGCGCGGCATGGTCGACCGGCTTTCCGCGCGGCTTGCCGAGGATGGCAGCGACCTTGAAGGCTGGCTGCGGCTTATGCGTGCCTGGACGGTGCTCGGAGACACGGACAAGGCGAAGAGCGCCGCCAGTGACGCGCGAACCCATTTCGCCAAGGACGACGGTGCGCTGACACGCATCGACGCGCTGGCGCGTGAACTTGGCATCGGGAGCTGA
- the ccmE gene encoding cytochrome c maturation protein CcmE, with translation MTRKGRRLLLISSALGVLGIAAGLVLFALNDTIVFFRTPSELAAEHAMPGTRLRLGGLVKDGSVVKQDNAHVSFVVTDGGGEIAVNFAGLLPDLFREGQGVIAEGTLTPDGSFRADTVLAKHDENYMPKEVADALKRQGVWKEGEATP, from the coding sequence ATGACCCGCAAAGGACGGCGCCTCCTGCTCATCTCCTCCGCGCTTGGCGTGCTCGGCATTGCCGCCGGCCTGGTACTGTTCGCGTTGAACGACACCATTGTGTTCTTCCGCACCCCAAGCGAGCTTGCTGCCGAGCATGCGATGCCGGGGACCCGGCTAAGGCTCGGCGGACTGGTGAAGGATGGCAGCGTCGTGAAGCAGGACAATGCCCATGTGAGCTTCGTCGTCACCGATGGTGGCGGCGAGATTGCCGTGAATTTTGCCGGGCTGCTGCCCGATCTGTTCCGCGAAGGACAGGGCGTGATCGCGGAGGGGACGCTCACGCCGGACGGCAGCTTCCGCGCGGACACCGTGCTGGCCAAGCACGACGAGAACTACATGCCGAAGGAGGTCGCGGACGCGCTGAAGAGGCAGGGCGTCTGGAAGGAAGGCGAGGCGACCCCATGA
- a CDS encoding heme lyase CcmF/NrfE family subunit, whose product MNPEIGHYALVLALAVAILQTTIPIWGARAGDAALMRVGPALAVVLFGFISLSFATLVSAYVQSDFSVLNVVENSHSMKPLLFKITGTWGNHEGSMLLWVLVLALFGALVAVFGSNLPATLKANVLGVQGSIATAFLLFILLTSNPFVRVMPAPAEGQDLNPILQDIGLAIHPPLLYLGYVGFSITFSFAVAALIDGRIDAAWARWVRPWALAAWAFLTVGIAMGSYWAYYELGWGGWWFWDPVENASLMPWFAGTALIHSAVVMEKRDALKVWTILLAILAFSLSLLGTFLVRSGVLTSVHAFATDPSRGVFILCILVFFIGGSLALYALRAPMLRQGGLFAPVSREGALVLNNLLLTAAAAAVFVGTLYPLALEAFNGSKITVGPPYFNLTVGALMLPVVFAMPFGPLLAWKRGDLAGAAQRLMAAFGAAIIAATLAAYVQGGGPALAPIGMGLAAFIIIGAVVDLAERSGLGRVPAATAFARFRGLPRATFGAAIAHAGVGVCLLGIIAETSWNAERIIGARIGQAFELGGYELTLDRLEPRQGPNYRDVVGVFTVRRGGVDVGTIESAKRLFTARNMPTTEAGIRTYGFSQLYVSLGDELPNGAIGVRAYWKPLVTLIWLGSIVMALGGVLSLSDRRLRVGAPKPARKPKSAPVPAE is encoded by the coding sequence ATGAACCCGGAAATCGGCCATTACGCTCTCGTGCTCGCCCTCGCCGTAGCGATCCTGCAGACGACGATCCCGATATGGGGCGCGCGAGCCGGAGACGCGGCATTGATGCGCGTGGGGCCGGCGCTAGCGGTGGTGCTGTTCGGCTTCATAAGCCTGTCCTTCGCCACGCTGGTCTCGGCCTATGTCCAGTCCGATTTCTCGGTACTGAATGTCGTCGAGAATTCGCACTCGATGAAGCCGCTGCTGTTCAAGATCACCGGAACCTGGGGGAACCACGAGGGTTCCATGCTGCTCTGGGTGCTGGTGCTGGCCCTGTTTGGTGCGCTGGTCGCGGTGTTCGGTTCCAACCTGCCGGCGACCCTGAAGGCGAATGTGCTGGGCGTGCAGGGCTCGATTGCCACGGCTTTCCTGCTTTTCATCCTGCTCACCTCGAACCCGTTTGTCCGGGTGATGCCGGCACCGGCCGAGGGGCAGGATCTCAACCCGATCCTCCAGGATATCGGCCTCGCGATCCATCCACCGCTGCTCTATCTCGGCTATGTCGGTTTCTCGATCACCTTCTCTTTTGCCGTCGCTGCGCTGATCGACGGGCGCATCGACGCCGCCTGGGCGCGCTGGGTGCGTCCCTGGGCACTGGCGGCGTGGGCCTTCCTGACGGTGGGTATCGCGATGGGCTCCTACTGGGCCTATTACGAGCTCGGTTGGGGCGGATGGTGGTTCTGGGATCCGGTCGAGAACGCGTCGTTGATGCCCTGGTTCGCCGGCACCGCGCTGATCCATTCCGCTGTCGTGATGGAAAAGCGCGACGCGCTGAAGGTGTGGACGATCCTGCTGGCCATTCTGGCTTTCTCACTCTCGCTGCTTGGCACCTTCCTGGTGCGCTCCGGCGTGCTGACCTCGGTGCACGCTTTCGCCACCGATCCCTCGCGCGGCGTGTTCATCCTCTGCATCCTCGTATTCTTCATCGGCGGCTCGCTGGCGCTCTATGCGCTGCGCGCCCCGATGCTCCGGCAGGGCGGCCTTTTCGCGCCGGTTTCGCGCGAGGGCGCGCTGGTGCTGAACAACCTGCTGCTGACGGCGGCGGCGGCGGCGGTGTTCGTGGGTACGCTCTATCCGCTGGCGCTGGAGGCCTTTAACGGCTCCAAGATCACCGTCGGCCCCCCCTATTTCAACCTGACCGTCGGGGCGCTGATGCTGCCGGTGGTGTTTGCCATGCCGTTCGGCCCTCTGCTGGCCTGGAAGCGTGGCGACCTTGCCGGCGCGGCGCAGAGGCTGATGGCAGCCTTTGGCGCCGCCATTATCGCCGCGACGCTCGCCGCCTATGTGCAGGGTGGGGGCCCCGCACTTGCGCCCATCGGCATGGGACTGGCGGCGTTCATCATCATCGGCGCGGTGGTTGATCTTGCCGAGCGCTCCGGTTTGGGACGGGTGCCAGCGGCGACGGCGTTTGCACGCTTCAGGGGCCTGCCGCGCGCGACGTTCGGCGCCGCGATCGCCCATGCCGGCGTGGGCGTTTGCCTTCTCGGCATCATTGCCGAGACAAGCTGGAATGCCGAACGCATCATCGGAGCGAGGATCGGCCAGGCCTTCGAACTGGGCGGTTACGAGCTGACGCTTGACCGGCTGGAGCCGCGCCAGGGTCCGAACTATCGCGACGTTGTCGGCGTGTTCACGGTGCGTCGGGGCGGTGTCGATGTCGGCACCATTGAATCGGCCAAGCGCCTGTTCACCGCGCGCAACATGCCGACGACGGAAGCAGGCATCCGTACCTATGGCTTCAGCCAGCTCTATGTGAGCCTTGGCGACGAGCTTCCCAATGGCGCCATCGGGGTCAGGGCCTACTGGAAGCCGCTGGTGACGCTGATCTGGCTGGGTTCGATCGTTATGGCGCTCGGGGGGGTGCTTTCGCTGTCCGACCGTCGTTTGCGGGTCGGCGCCCCCAAACCGGCACGCAAGCCGAAATCCGCTCCGGTGCCAGCGGAATGA
- a CDS encoding cytochrome c-type biogenesis protein, with translation MKRLRFLLCAAVLMVAPTGPLRAVQPDEVLPDPVQEARARTLSKELRCMVCQNQSIDDSDAPLAKDLRILVRERIKAGDSNDQVLDYLVSRYGEFVLMRPTWHGTNWILWLAPFLVLVVGGGGLVFAYRRRRTPAPYAPLSAEEETRLRELLDAEPAADHKGGNVTNV, from the coding sequence ATGAAACGCCTTCGCTTCCTGTTGTGCGCGGCGGTGCTGATGGTCGCCCCCACCGGGCCGCTGCGTGCGGTTCAGCCTGACGAGGTACTGCCCGATCCCGTACAGGAGGCCCGCGCGCGCACGCTCTCCAAGGAACTGCGGTGCATGGTCTGTCAGAATCAGTCGATCGACGATTCAGACGCGCCGCTGGCGAAGGACCTGCGTATCCTCGTGCGTGAGCGGATCAAGGCGGGCGACAGCAACGACCAGGTGCTGGATTATCTCGTCTCCCGCTACGGCGAATTCGTTCTGATGCGGCCGACCTGGCATGGCACCAACTGGATCCTGTGGCTGGCGCCCTTCCTGGTGCTGGTGGTGGGCGGAGGCGGGCTGGTGTTTGCTTATCGCCGTCGCCGCACCCCGGCGCCTTATGCGCCGCTCAGCGCGGAGGAGGAGACGCGGCTGCGCGAGCTCCTCGACGCAGAACCGGCTGCGGACCACAAGGGCGGCAACGTTACAAATGTTTAA